In a single window of the bacterium genome:
- the asnB gene encoding asparagine synthase (glutamine-hydrolyzing), with translation MCGICGIINRDRERAVAKADLQAMCDAIIHRGPDEEGQYLAGPAGLGMRRLAIIDLASGQQPIFNEERTAAIILNGEIYNHLDLRRELEGRGHRFHTQADTEAILHAWEEWGEACPSYLNGMFAFAIWDEKHQRLFIARDRIGKKPLYYYHDERRLVFASEIKAILTLPDIPRVIDPRALDAYLTFEYIPAPMSIFKGIHKLPQAHWLTLDDHGLRIQRYWRLQYQAVTRSEAEAAEAFRDLLRDATRIRLMSEVPLGAFLSGGLDSSAVVAMMSQTSSNGVKTYSIGFDNASYNELPWARQVARYFGTEHHEEILTPDAVGLTERIVHQLDEPLGDFSVFPTWMVSEMARRHVTVALSGDGGDELLGGYETYIAEQLARRYQRLPRWLRRGVIEPAVALLPPTEKKKGFFNKSRRFIEGCRLPADLQHVRWMIFLQEAEKGLLYHPALREQLSGRDPYGFIRLAFAESGAEAPLDQQEYVDIVTYLVDDIMVKVDRMSMAVSLETRAPFLDYRMVEFCATLPPNLRLNGKRSKYILKQAFRGILPEEILNRRKEGFSIPIKRWMKEELRPMMLDYLSPAALDRSGCFEPAYVQRLIREHLEGTENHSHRLWALLMFQMWYARYIRP, from the coding sequence ATGTGCGGGATCTGCGGCATTATCAACCGGGATCGCGAACGCGCGGTTGCGAAGGCTGATCTCCAGGCCATGTGCGACGCCATCATCCACCGCGGCCCCGATGAAGAGGGTCAGTATCTCGCTGGCCCGGCCGGGCTCGGTATGCGCCGCCTGGCGATCATCGACCTGGCCTCCGGGCAGCAGCCGATCTTTAACGAAGAGCGCACCGCGGCCATCATCCTCAATGGCGAGATCTATAATCATCTCGACCTCCGCCGCGAGCTGGAAGGCCGCGGTCACCGCTTCCACACTCAGGCCGACACGGAGGCTATTCTCCATGCCTGGGAGGAGTGGGGTGAAGCCTGTCCGTCCTATCTCAACGGCATGTTCGCCTTTGCCATCTGGGACGAGAAGCACCAACGCCTCTTTATTGCCCGCGACCGCATCGGCAAGAAACCCCTCTATTATTACCATGATGAACGGCGTCTGGTCTTCGCCTCCGAGATCAAGGCCATCCTCACCCTGCCGGACATCCCGCGCGTGATCGATCCCCGCGCCCTGGATGCCTATCTGACCTTTGAGTATATCCCCGCGCCTATGAGCATTTTCAAGGGGATCCACAAATTGCCCCAGGCCCACTGGCTTACCCTCGATGACCATGGGCTGCGCATCCAGCGCTACTGGCGTCTGCAGTACCAGGCCGTCACCCGCTCTGAGGCCGAAGCCGCCGAGGCATTCCGCGACCTGCTGCGCGATGCGACCCGTATCCGCCTGATGAGTGAGGTGCCCCTCGGCGCCTTTCTCAGCGGCGGACTCGATTCGAGCGCGGTCGTGGCGATGATGAGTCAGACCTCCAGCAACGGGGTCAAGACCTACTCCATCGGCTTTGACAACGCCAGCTACAACGAGCTGCCCTGGGCCCGCCAGGTGGCACGCTATTTCGGCACCGAGCATCACGAGGAGATTCTCACCCCTGATGCAGTGGGATTGACCGAGCGGATTGTGCACCAACTCGACGAGCCGCTCGGCGATTTTTCGGTTTTTCCAACCTGGATGGTCTCGGAGATGGCCCGCCGCCATGTCACTGTGGCCCTCTCCGGCGATGGCGGTGACGAGCTGCTCGGCGGCTATGAGACCTATATCGCCGAGCAACTGGCCCGGCGCTATCAGCGCCTGCCGCGCTGGCTGCGCCGCGGTGTGATCGAACCCGCCGTCGCGCTGCTGCCGCCGACTGAAAAGAAAAAGGGCTTCTTCAACAAATCACGGCGCTTCATCGAGGGCTGCCGGCTACCGGCCGATCTTCAGCACGTACGCTGGATGATCTTCCTCCAGGAAGCCGAGAAAGGCCTGCTCTACCATCCCGCTCTGCGCGAGCAGCTGTCCGGACGCGATCCGTACGGTTTCATCCGCCTGGCTTTTGCCGAAAGCGGGGCGGAGGCACCGCTGGATCAGCAGGAGTATGTCGATATCGTCACCTATCTGGTCGATGACATCATGGTCAAGGTCGACCGGATGTCGATGGCCGTATCGCTCGAGACCCGGGCGCCCTTCCTCGATTACCGCATGGTCGAGTTCTGCGCGACTCTGCCGCCGAACCTGCGCCTTAACGGCAAGCGCAGCAAGTATATTCTCAAGCAGGCCTTCCGGGGGATCTTGCCGGAGGAGATCCTCAACCGCCGCAAGGAGGGATTCAGTATCCCGATCAAGCGCTGGATGAAAGAGGAACTCCGGCCGATGATGCTCGATTATCTCTCGCCAGCCGCTCTGGACCGGTCCGGCTGTTTCGAGCCGGCTTATGTGCAGCGGTTGATCCGCGAGCATCTCGAGGGAACCGAGAACCACAGTCACCGCCTCTGGGCACTGCTGATGTTTCAGATGTGGTACGCCCGCTACATACGGCCCTGA
- a CDS encoding polysaccharide biosynthesis tyrosine autokinase gives MDFGKFFKGFWKRKWLIVVLAAAGAAWFYWDSKNEVPIYSTFATIKTRSFDTESESILSWSRQAELRSRSFAERVAARMGLALQMGSKSGPQGEVFSEFHTTTSPVPGKYKIQVDSTGTFSIFLVEYPRETLLDSLSVWDVLSRPDTCNGFIFRLNPRFVEKPQFVTFRIRPFEKAVAELNSMVTAEVSKNGNLMKLTIKGPDRENLDDQLNQIADIYVQETLRLRDRDANSYRKRLEGSLEIAAAKVREADANLRAFYAKYPLSLDAAKKTIQDEMQLNSYTLREIPQQREQLTQLLQKLGEPVVGSDPEQYRRLIVRQLANFSAMREEPALALLRDQLESQEKQLADLSRDYSDDYAPLVNLRKSIRETQDNIIAFASNYRNTLVQKETETRTKMDAIQAQQRMLPDDEYRLMELERNKRISEDHYTTLYTKLQKIEIADGGEGEDIAILDRAIQPTVPINPSKSTKIFIGGALGLALGLALSLGIDLADRHIRTPGDVERHLGLKVLGAIPNVDFKDIPEYHDHEKAKQIDRQLVTHDYSPTPIGEAYRALRTQLIFSRNHERPHSIVITSVAPEEGKSFTASNLAIIFAQQRTNTLLVDADLRRGVLHNTFQMRREPGLANYLSTSVTLTSIVQQTHIPNLSFISCGALMPNPSELLGSPLMRRFLDEASRKFDIVLFDTPPLDAATDAVVLGTQVNAVVLVVRAGKTKISKAKEKMEIFHTVPAKLVGAVLNSSDTQLVQNYSYYHY, from the coding sequence ATGGATTTTGGCAAGTTTTTCAAGGGCTTCTGGAAACGGAAGTGGCTGATTGTAGTTCTGGCCGCTGCCGGAGCTGCCTGGTTTTACTGGGACTCCAAGAACGAGGTGCCGATCTACAGCACCTTCGCCACCATCAAAACCCGCAGCTTCGACACCGAGTCCGAGAGCATCCTCAGCTGGAGCCGTCAGGCCGAGCTGCGCAGCCGCAGTTTTGCCGAGCGCGTTGCAGCGCGGATGGGCCTGGCTCTGCAGATGGGGAGCAAATCGGGTCCCCAGGGTGAGGTTTTCAGCGAGTTTCATACCACCACCAGCCCTGTTCCCGGAAAGTACAAGATCCAAGTGGATTCGACCGGCACCTTTTCCATCTTTCTGGTGGAATACCCCCGCGAGACCCTGCTCGACAGCCTGAGTGTCTGGGATGTCCTGTCGCGGCCGGATACCTGTAACGGCTTTATTTTTCGTCTCAACCCGCGCTTCGTCGAAAAGCCGCAGTTCGTTACTTTCCGGATCCGGCCTTTCGAGAAGGCGGTCGCGGAGCTGAACAGTATGGTCACCGCCGAGGTGAGCAAAAACGGCAATCTGATGAAACTGACGATAAAGGGGCCCGACCGTGAGAATCTGGATGACCAGCTCAACCAGATTGCGGACATCTACGTGCAGGAGACCCTGCGGTTGCGCGACCGGGATGCCAATTCCTACCGCAAACGGCTTGAGGGCAGTCTTGAGATTGCGGCCGCCAAGGTGCGCGAAGCGGATGCCAACTTGCGCGCCTTTTACGCCAAGTATCCCCTCTCCCTGGATGCGGCCAAGAAGACCATTCAGGATGAGATGCAGCTCAACAGCTACACCTTGCGGGAAATTCCGCAACAACGTGAGCAACTGACGCAGTTGCTGCAAAAGCTGGGCGAGCCGGTGGTCGGCTCGGATCCGGAACAATACCGCCGTCTCATCGTCCGCCAGCTCGCCAACTTTTCCGCGATGCGCGAGGAACCGGCTCTGGCCCTGCTGCGCGATCAGCTCGAGTCCCAGGAAAAACAGCTCGCCGATCTTTCACGGGATTATTCGGACGATTACGCGCCCCTGGTCAATCTCCGCAAGAGCATCCGCGAGACTCAGGACAATATTATCGCCTTCGCCTCGAACTATCGTAACACTCTGGTGCAGAAGGAGACCGAGACCCGCACCAAAATGGATGCGATCCAGGCGCAACAGCGGATGCTGCCCGATGACGAATACCGGCTGATGGAGCTGGAGCGCAACAAGCGCATCAGCGAGGATCACTATACGACGCTGTATACTAAGCTGCAAAAAATCGAAATCGCCGATGGCGGAGAAGGCGAGGATATCGCCATCCTCGACCGGGCTATCCAGCCGACCGTACCGATCAATCCCAGCAAGTCGACCAAGATCTTCATTGGCGGCGCTTTGGGGCTTGCTCTTGGTCTGGCGTTGTCGCTGGGCATCGATCTGGCCGACCGGCACATCCGGACGCCGGGCGACGTCGAGAGGCATCTCGGTCTCAAGGTGCTCGGGGCGATTCCCAATGTCGATTTCAAGGACATCCCCGAATACCACGATCATGAAAAGGCCAAGCAGATCGACCGTCAGCTGGTGACCCACGACTATTCGCCGACACCGATCGGCGAGGCCTACCGGGCGCTCCGCACCCAGCTCATCTTTTCGCGCAACCACGAGCGGCCGCACTCGATCGTGATCACCAGCGTCGCCCCGGAAGAGGGCAAATCCTTCACCGCCTCGAATCTGGCGATCATTTTCGCCCAGCAGCGCACCAACACCCTGCTGGTGGACGCCGATCTCCGCCGAGGGGTGCTGCATAATACCTTCCAAATGCGCCGTGAGCCGGGGCTGGCCAATTATCTCAGCACCAGCGTCACCCTCACCTCGATCGTGCAGCAGACCCATATCCCCAACCTCTCCTTCATCAGTTGCGGCGCGCTCATGCCCAACCCCTCGGAGCTGCTCGGCTCGCCGCTCATGCGCCGTTTTCTCGATGAGGCCAGCCGCAAGTTCGATATCGTCCTGTTCGACACGCCGCCCCTCGATGCAGCCACCGACGCCGTGGTCCTCGGCACCCAGGTCAATGCGGTGGTGCTGGTGGTGCGGGCGGGCAAGACCAAGATCAGCAAGGCAAAGGAGAAAATGGAGATCTTTCATACGGTGCCGGCCAAACTGGTCGGCGCTGTGCTCAACAGCTCGGACACCCAATTGGTGCAGAATTACAGTTATTATCATTACTAA
- a CDS encoding glycerol-3-phosphate dehydrogenase/oxidase, whose protein sequence is MQRDLNQLVQSEFDLLIIGGGIHGATAAREAALAGLSVALIEAKDFAAGTSGNSLKIVHGGLRYLQHADLKRMRESIAERRTLLRIAPHLVHPLPCVMPTYGHAIKGPEVMRIALLMNDLLSADRNCGLDREHRLPMGRVLARDKLLELVPYVDRQRLNGGAVWYDATMYNSERLALAFVRSAVDNGAVVANHLAAEAFILAGGRVAGVRARDAMGGGTVEIRARQTLTCAGPWINDLFALLGEKRPPAQAFSTALNLVVKRRLSDQFAFGVNSRKEFKDADALVKKGSRLLFVVPWRAYTMIGTDHRPWHGTAGAYRVSEADITAFLKDANEAMPGAEIRREEVTFFYGGLLPMAGVDAVSGDVSITKHFRIYDHEREQGIPGLLSVLSVKYTTARGVAEAAVRAAGRKLGKRLENAQGRRRPVWGGDVGDFAGFLATQQAERPQGLTEGQLEQLARNYGTGLGEVLRTAAEMEAGLRPLAGQEKVLRAEVLHAVQREMALTLADVVLRRTELGSAEYPGDAAAGEAAAIMAAALGWDAARVARELATLKACYRPA, encoded by the coding sequence ATGCAACGCGACCTCAACCAGCTTGTGCAAAGTGAATTCGACTTGCTCATCATCGGCGGGGGCATCCATGGTGCGACAGCGGCGCGCGAGGCGGCTCTGGCCGGCCTCTCGGTGGCGCTGATCGAGGCGAAGGACTTCGCCGCCGGCACCTCGGGCAACAGTTTAAAGATCGTTCACGGCGGGCTGCGCTATCTGCAGCATGCCGATCTCAAACGCATGCGCGAATCGATCGCTGAGCGCCGTACCCTGCTGCGGATCGCCCCGCACCTGGTCCATCCGCTCCCGTGCGTCATGCCGACCTACGGCCATGCGATCAAGGGCCCGGAGGTGATGCGCATCGCCCTGTTGATGAACGATCTGCTCAGCGCCGATCGCAACTGCGGTCTGGACCGGGAGCATCGCCTGCCGATGGGCCGGGTGCTTGCACGCGACAAGCTGCTCGAGCTGGTGCCTTATGTCGACCGGCAGCGTCTGAACGGCGGGGCGGTCTGGTACGACGCCACGATGTACAACTCGGAGCGTCTTGCCCTGGCCTTTGTACGTTCCGCTGTGGACAATGGAGCGGTTGTGGCCAACCATCTGGCCGCTGAGGCTTTTATCCTGGCGGGCGGCCGGGTCGCCGGGGTGCGCGCCCGCGATGCAATGGGCGGCGGCACGGTGGAGATCCGCGCCCGCCAGACTCTGACCTGTGCCGGTCCCTGGATCAACGATCTCTTTGCGCTGCTCGGCGAAAAACGCCCGCCCGCTCAGGCCTTCTCGACCGCCCTCAACCTGGTGGTCAAGCGGCGGCTGAGCGACCAGTTCGCCTTCGGAGTCAACAGCCGCAAGGAGTTCAAGGATGCGGATGCCCTGGTCAAAAAAGGCTCACGGCTGCTCTTCGTCGTGCCCTGGCGGGCGTACACCATGATCGGTACCGACCACCGTCCGTGGCACGGGACGGCTGGCGCGTATCGGGTGAGTGAGGCGGATATCACCGCATTCCTGAAAGATGCCAATGAGGCCATGCCAGGGGCAGAGATCCGCCGCGAGGAGGTCACTTTCTTTTACGGCGGGCTTCTGCCGATGGCGGGGGTCGACGCTGTCAGCGGCGATGTCAGCATCACCAAGCACTTCCGCATCTACGATCACGAGCGGGAACAGGGGATCCCGGGCTTGCTGAGCGTACTCAGCGTCAAGTATACGACGGCGCGCGGGGTGGCCGAAGCCGCGGTGCGGGCGGCCGGACGCAAGCTGGGCAAGCGCCTGGAAAACGCACAGGGCCGCAGACGGCCGGTTTGGGGCGGAGACGTCGGCGATTTCGCCGGATTTCTCGCGACGCAGCAAGCCGAGCGGCCGCAGGGGCTGACGGAAGGGCAACTCGAACAACTGGCGCGCAATTACGGCACCGGCCTCGGCGAGGTGCTCAGGACGGCGGCGGAGATGGAAGCGGGGCTGCGGCCGCTCGCTGGCCAGGAAAAGGTCCTGCGCGCCGAGGTGCTGCATGCCGTGCAGCGGGAGATGGCGCTGACCCTGGCCGATGTCGTGCTGCGTCGCACCGAACTGGGTTCGGCGGAGTATCCCGGCGATGCCGCGGCCGGCGAGGCGGCGGCGATCATGGCGGCGGCGCTGGGATGGGATGCGGCGCGGGTGGCGCGGGAGCTTGCGACGCTCAAGGCGTGCTATCGGCCGGCCTGA
- a CDS encoding sugar transferase — protein sequence MVSEKERFLGNVMRVADLVTLLLTFPLAYFVDEYIRTVAELHVKAYAVSPTFSGFLYFASNYWKMIFGFPIIWTAIFSLYGLYRNYRTRSFRKFTWLLFVSTIWATVASGSLIFLLKLELASRLYFSVFVILAFALLLGQRKLLLLFLDRVHSRGYNRENLLIVGTGRRARDFIRAIKLHSNWGLHIVGLIDDEHGMYGKEVDGYRVIGRIQDIPFIVKRVVIDRVIFVVPRLWLHRIEEAILSCEELGISTSIALDLFNIHIARTRQTDFNGFPLLEFETFHAKEWQLFIKRIMDLAIASVSLAIFSPVLLLVAVLIKLTSKGPVLFKQTRIGLNGRKFTLYKFRSMVEDAEARKKDLLQQNEMDGPVFKIKRDPRITTIGWIIRKTSIDELPQLFNVLMGDMSVVGPRPPLICEVEDYKVWQRRRLSLKPGITCIWQVSGRNKIGFDKWMKMDLEYIDTWSLWLDVKILFKTFFVVLTGYGAE from the coding sequence ATGGTATCAGAAAAGGAAAGATTCCTGGGGAATGTGATGCGGGTGGCGGATCTGGTCACCCTGCTGTTGACATTTCCACTGGCGTATTTTGTCGATGAATACATCCGCACCGTGGCCGAGCTGCACGTCAAGGCTTATGCGGTCTCACCGACCTTCTCGGGCTTTCTCTATTTCGCTTCCAATTACTGGAAGATGATCTTTGGCTTTCCAATCATCTGGACTGCGATTTTTTCACTTTATGGCCTCTACCGCAACTACCGCACCCGTTCGTTCCGCAAATTCACCTGGCTCCTTTTTGTCTCGACCATCTGGGCGACCGTCGCTTCAGGCAGCCTGATCTTCCTCCTCAAACTTGAGTTGGCAAGTCGGCTCTACTTTTCGGTCTTTGTCATTCTCGCCTTCGCCCTCTTGCTCGGACAGCGTAAATTGCTGCTGCTCTTCTTGGATCGGGTCCACAGCCGCGGCTATAATCGTGAAAATCTCCTCATCGTCGGCACCGGCCGACGGGCGCGCGATTTTATCCGCGCCATCAAACTTCATTCCAATTGGGGCCTGCACATCGTCGGACTGATCGATGACGAACACGGCATGTACGGCAAGGAAGTGGACGGTTATCGCGTCATCGGCCGGATTCAGGACATCCCCTTCATCGTCAAGCGGGTGGTGATCGACCGGGTGATCTTTGTCGTGCCGCGGCTCTGGTTGCACCGCATCGAGGAGGCCATCCTCTCCTGTGAGGAACTCGGCATCTCGACCTCGATCGCCCTCGACCTGTTCAACATCCACATCGCCCGGACGCGTCAGACGGATTTCAACGGCTTCCCGCTGCTTGAATTCGAGACCTTTCATGCCAAGGAGTGGCAGCTCTTTATCAAACGGATCATGGATCTGGCGATCGCCTCGGTCTCTCTGGCCATCTTTTCTCCGGTGCTGCTACTGGTCGCGGTGCTGATCAAGCTGACCTCGAAGGGGCCGGTGCTCTTCAAGCAGACGCGCATCGGCCTCAATGGCCGCAAATTCACGCTCTACAAGTTCCGGTCCATGGTGGAGGATGCGGAGGCGCGCAAAAAGGATCTGCTGCAGCAGAACGAGATGGACGGGCCGGTCTTCAAAATCAAGCGCGATCCGCGCATCACCACCATCGGCTGGATCATCCGCAAGACCAGCATCGACGAGCTGCCGCAGCTCTTCAATGTCCTCATGGGCGATATGAGCGTAGTCGGACCGCGTCCGCCCCTGATCTGCGAGGTCGAGGATTACAAAGTCTGGCAGCGGCGCCGCCTCAGCCTCAAGCCGGGCATCACTTGTATCTGGCAGGTGAGCGGCCGCAACAAGATCGGTTTCGATAAATGGATGAAAATGGACCTCGAATATATCGACACCTGGTCGCTCTGGCTGGATGTCAAGATCCTCTTCAAAACCTTCTTCGTTGTGCTGACCGGTTACGGCGCTGAATAA
- a CDS encoding GDP-mannose 4,6-dehydratase yields the protein MHLLLTGGAGFIGSHLTRKLLDEGHAVDCLDNFNDYYDPALKRANVQPYLSHPAYRLIAGDITDWPTVEALFAERRYDQVVHLAARAGVRPSIQEPLLYEQVNVQGTLHLLEACRLHGVGRMVLASSSSVYGNNRKVPFAESDPVDNPISPYAATKKACELMAYTWHHLYGLSVSCMRFFTVYGPRMRPDMAIHKFARLIMAGRPVPVYGDGTSRRDYTFIGDIVQGLYAAVERCDGYHLYNLGESNTVELLHLIRLIEAALGHKAQLAFHPEQPGDVAVTFADIRLARTELDYRPATPIEEGIIAFAEWFKSYYK from the coding sequence ATGCATCTCCTCCTGACCGGCGGCGCCGGATTCATCGGCTCCCATCTCACCCGCAAACTGCTCGATGAGGGCCATGCGGTCGACTGCCTGGACAATTTTAACGACTATTACGATCCGGCCCTGAAGCGGGCCAACGTCCAGCCTTATCTCAGCCATCCCGCCTACCGCCTGATTGCGGGCGATATCACCGACTGGCCGACGGTCGAGGCGCTCTTTGCGGAGCGCCGCTACGACCAGGTGGTCCATCTTGCCGCCCGGGCCGGTGTCCGCCCCTCGATCCAGGAACCCTTGCTTTACGAGCAGGTCAACGTTCAGGGCACCCTACATCTGCTCGAGGCATGCCGTCTCCATGGCGTCGGCCGGATGGTCCTGGCCTCCTCTTCCTCGGTTTACGGGAATAACCGTAAGGTCCCCTTCGCCGAGAGCGATCCGGTCGATAATCCCATCTCGCCCTACGCCGCGACCAAAAAAGCCTGCGAATTAATGGCCTATACCTGGCACCATCTTTACGGCCTTTCGGTGAGCTGCATGCGGTTTTTCACGGTCTACGGCCCGCGGATGCGTCCGGACATGGCGATTCACAAGTTCGCCCGGCTCATCATGGCGGGCCGGCCCGTTCCGGTGTACGGCGATGGGACTTCCCGGCGCGATTACACCTTTATCGGCGACATCGTCCAGGGCCTTTACGCCGCCGTGGAGCGCTGCGACGGCTATCATCTTTACAATCTGGGGGAATCCAATACCGTTGAACTGCTGCATCTCATCCGGCTGATCGAAGCAGCCTTGGGGCACAAGGCGCAGCTGGCGTTTCATCCCGAGCAGCCCGGGGATGTGGCGGTCACCTTTGCCGACATCCGCCTGGCGCGCACGGAGCTGGATTACCGACCGGCGACGCCGATCGAGGAGGGGATCATCGCCTTCGCTGAATGGTTCAAGAGCTATTACAAATAA
- a CDS encoding methyltransferase domain-containing protein, whose product MSDAIGSYLWKGSDDKTIDEVRRYWTDNVNTTQFWTGDPRQIGSPEFYDTVGAFIRKNYEHRYRLIAREAAKYPGGKMLEIGCGAGWELIAWAQAGMQVTGLDLSSGALELAKGNFEHNHLQAELKLGNAEQLPFPDHTFDIVASFGVLHQTESTENAVAEVRRVLKPGGEAAITLYYKYSWKILLTQLGRVNFEFAHEDAPITRLYDKKQLRELFKEFSTVEIFLDYTRATHSPRKGFLAFCFNYIFVPLYNLLPGCIRNRFGHAAVVLAKK is encoded by the coding sequence ATGTCTGATGCCATTGGCTCTTACCTGTGGAAGGGCAGCGACGACAAAACGATTGACGAAGTGCGCCGTTATTGGACGGACAACGTCAACACCACCCAATTCTGGACCGGCGATCCGCGTCAGATCGGCTCGCCTGAGTTTTACGACACTGTCGGCGCCTTCATCCGCAAGAATTACGAACACCGGTACCGGCTGATCGCCCGGGAGGCGGCCAAATATCCCGGCGGCAAGATGCTCGAGATCGGCTGCGGTGCCGGTTGGGAGCTGATCGCCTGGGCTCAGGCGGGGATGCAGGTCACCGGCCTTGATCTTTCCTCGGGCGCCCTGGAACTGGCCAAGGGCAATTTCGAGCACAACCATCTCCAGGCCGAGTTGAAGCTCGGCAACGCCGAGCAGCTTCCTTTCCCGGACCATACCTTTGATATCGTCGCCTCTTTCGGCGTGCTTCATCAAACCGAGAGCACCGAAAACGCGGTCGCCGAGGTCAGACGGGTGCTCAAGCCCGGCGGCGAGGCGGCGATCACCCTCTATTACAAATATTCCTGGAAGATCCTGCTCACCCAACTGGGGCGGGTTAATTTCGAGTTCGCCCATGAGGATGCACCGATCACCCGGCTCTATGACAAAAAGCAGCTGCGCGAGCTCTTCAAGGAATTCAGCACGGTAGAGATTTTTCTCGATTATACCCGGGCCACACACTCCCCACGCAAGGGATTCCTGGCCTTTTGCTTCAACTACATCTTTGTTCCGCTCTACAATCTGCTGCCCGGCTGCATCCGCAACCGCTTCGGTCATGCGGCGGTCGTGCTCGCTAAAAAATAA
- a CDS encoding glycosyltransferase family 4 protein, whose product MTTYTLPPVPRKLRILMIAPQPWFQPRGTPFSVLHRIKALTLLGHEVDLVTYPIGTDVVMPGLQIHRAAGVPGIHQVKIGPSKAKILLDAVLWWRARQLAARGGYNLLHTHEEAGFFGVWLARRHGLPHLYDMHSSLPQQLHNFRYSQSRLLVGAFERLEACTINQAAAVITICPELQRYVEEKFPDKTSLLIENVGDNAMVFPPAPGDAARLRAQYGLGEARIILYYGTLEAYQGIPLLIESAARLLAEGVPGAATANPPGEGSGIKFLLVGGSPEQVEASRALARQHGVADHFVFTGFVQPQQIPGFIEIAEVLVSPRLSGTNSPLKIYSYLRSGRVIVATRHITHTQILNDEVAILTDVTPEGFAAGIRQALTEGDAAARRITAAAALAEKDYSYSEYLRRVQWIVSTAAGV is encoded by the coding sequence ATGACCACCTATACCCTTCCCCCTGTCCCGAGAAAGCTGCGCATTCTAATGATCGCGCCGCAGCCCTGGTTCCAGCCGCGCGGCACCCCCTTCAGCGTTCTGCACCGCATCAAGGCCTTGACCCTGCTCGGCCATGAAGTCGACCTGGTCACTTATCCCATCGGCACGGATGTGGTGATGCCGGGGCTGCAGATCCATCGCGCCGCAGGGGTGCCCGGCATCCATCAGGTGAAGATCGGCCCCTCGAAGGCCAAGATTCTGCTCGATGCGGTGCTCTGGTGGCGTGCACGGCAGCTGGCTGCCCGCGGCGGCTATAATCTGCTTCACACCCATGAGGAGGCGGGCTTTTTTGGGGTCTGGCTGGCGCGCCGCCATGGCCTGCCGCACCTCTATGATATGCACTCCTCCTTGCCGCAGCAGCTCCACAACTTCCGCTACTCGCAATCGCGATTGCTGGTGGGGGCCTTCGAGCGGCTTGAGGCGTGCACGATAAACCAGGCTGCCGCGGTGATCACCATCTGTCCGGAGCTGCAGCGTTATGTGGAGGAGAAATTCCCGGACAAGACCAGCCTGCTGATCGAAAATGTGGGGGACAACGCCATGGTCTTTCCGCCTGCGCCGGGGGATGCCGCCCGGCTGCGCGCGCAGTACGGCCTGGGCGAGGCCCGGATTATCCTTTACTATGGCACTCTTGAGGCCTATCAGGGCATCCCCCTGCTGATCGAAAGCGCAGCGCGTCTGCTGGCAGAAGGTGTGCCGGGCGCAGCAACGGCGAATCCGCCCGGCGAAGGCAGCGGGATCAAGTTCCTGCTCGTCGGCGGCAGCCCAGAGCAGGTGGAGGCCAGCCGGGCGCTGGCGCGCCAGCACGGTGTGGCGGATCATTTTGTCTTCACCGGATTCGTCCAGCCGCAGCAGATCCCAGGTTTTATCGAGATCGCCGAGGTGCTGGTCTCGCCGCGGCTCAGCGGCACCAACTCGCCCCTCAAGATCTACTCCTATCTGCGTTCGGGGCGGGTGATCGTGGCCACGCGTCATATCACCCATACCCAGATCCTCAACGACGAGGTCGCGATTCTGACCGATGTCACCCCCGAGGGCTTTGCCGCCGGCATTCGTCAGGCGCTTACGGAGGGTGACGCGGCGGCGCGGCGGATCACCGCAGCGGCCGCACTCGCGGAAAAGGACTACAGCTACAGCGAATATCTGCGCCGTGTGCAGTGGATCGTCTCCACGGCAGCGGGAGTTTGA